A stretch of Flavobacterium sp. N2270 DNA encodes these proteins:
- a CDS encoding enolase C-terminal domain-like protein, with translation MKLHWQIVRLELKETFSISYGDYSFREALIVSLSSHNEKGYGECSSIDYYNINLTDFVQKLTQIQTKIEQESINHPTEFYLFLESLNLHSFLRSALDCAYWDLFGKLEKKSFLELNSISYHKLPESSITISIDSIENQIKKIEKSTWNNFKVKCNHFNELELSSLLGLDKNIALDANCSFSIEDCHFIEKSEFSSQFTYIEQPLEINSFNTLNANTYPNWMADEDCQDETSISKLKNHYSTLNLKLVKIGGLTPALQFIKTAKVNDFKIMIGCMTESTVGISAGIALTPFVDYVDLDGANLISNDIAFGSFINNGKVIISEKPGLGISIK, from the coding sequence ATGAAATTACATTGGCAAATTGTTCGTTTAGAATTAAAAGAAACATTTTCAATTAGTTATGGAGATTATTCTTTTAGAGAAGCATTAATTGTTTCCTTAAGTTCTCATAATGAAAAAGGTTATGGTGAATGTTCATCTATAGATTATTATAATATTAATCTTACTGATTTTGTTCAAAAGCTAACACAAATTCAAACTAAAATAGAACAAGAATCGATTAATCATCCTACTGAATTTTATCTTTTCTTAGAATCTTTAAACTTGCATTCTTTTTTGCGTTCGGCTTTAGATTGTGCCTATTGGGATTTATTTGGAAAACTAGAAAAGAAAAGTTTTTTAGAACTGAATTCTATTTCTTATCATAAATTACCTGAATCGTCTATAACAATAAGTATAGATTCGATTGAAAATCAAATTAAAAAGATAGAAAAATCGACCTGGAACAATTTTAAAGTAAAATGCAATCATTTTAATGAATTGGAATTAAGTTCATTACTTGGTTTAGACAAAAACATTGCATTAGATGCAAATTGTAGTTTTTCAATTGAAGATTGTCATTTTATTGAAAAGAGTGAATTTTCAAGTCAATTTACTTATATAGAACAACCATTGGAAATCAATAGTTTTAATACTCTTAATGCGAATACATATCCAAATTGGATGGCCGATGAAGATTGTCAAGACGAAACTTCCATTTCAAAATTAAAAAACCATTACAGTACTTTAAATTTGAAATTGGTTAAAATTGGCGGATTAACTCCAGCATTACAATTTATTAAGACAGCCAAAGTAAATGATTTTAAAATTATGATAGGCTGTATGACCGAATCTACAGTTGGAATTTCAGCTGGAATTGCTTTAACTCCATTTGTTGATTATGTTGATTTAGATGGCGCTAATTTAATTTCTAACGATATTGCTTTTGGAAGTTTTATAAATAATGGAAAAGTTATTATTTCAGAAAAACCGGGCTTAGGAATTTCTATTAAATAG
- a CDS encoding SDR family oxidoreductase has protein sequence MSKVIFITGASSGIGKAIGEFLHHKNFKVYGTSRNPERIENSLFPLVKLDVRNVESIQLAVAEILSKEDRIDVVINNAGVGITGPLEEIPTEEIKNNFETNLFGPIEVMKAVLPQMRKQKKGLIINITSIAGYMGLPYRSVYSASKGALELITEALSMEVKEFGINITNVAPGDFATNIAAGRYHAPLVKGSDYEKSYGTTLQMMDEHVDGGSNPNDMAEAIFKVINAQNPKIHYKVGAFMQKFSIVLKRILPDTVYEKMLMNHYKL, from the coding sequence ATGAGCAAAGTAATATTTATAACAGGCGCTTCTTCTGGAATAGGAAAAGCAATTGGCGAGTTTTTACATCATAAGAACTTTAAAGTATATGGAACGAGTAGAAACCCTGAACGAATTGAAAACTCACTCTTTCCATTAGTTAAGCTTGATGTTCGAAATGTTGAATCTATTCAATTGGCTGTTGCCGAAATTTTATCTAAAGAAGATAGAATTGACGTTGTGATTAATAATGCTGGTGTTGGGATAACCGGACCATTAGAAGAAATTCCAACTGAAGAAATTAAAAATAACTTCGAAACCAATCTTTTTGGACCTATTGAAGTAATGAAAGCTGTTTTACCACAAATGCGCAAGCAAAAAAAAGGTTTAATTATTAATATTACTTCTATTGCAGGCTATATGGGATTACCTTATAGAAGTGTTTATTCTGCTTCAAAAGGAGCTTTAGAGTTAATTACAGAAGCACTAAGCATGGAAGTAAAAGAATTTGGAATAAACATTACAAACGTTGCTCCAGGAGATTTTGCAACAAATATTGCTGCGGGAAGATATCATGCACCACTTGTAAAAGGATCTGATTATGAAAAATCATATGGAACTACTTTACAAATGATGGATGAACATGTAGATGGCGGAAGTAATCCAAATGACATGGCAGAAGCTATTTTTAAAGTGATTAATGCTCAAAATCCTAAAATACATTATAAAGTAGGAGCTTTTATGCAAAAGTTTTCTATTGTATTAAAAAGAATTTTACCTGATACTGTTTATGAAAAGATGCTAATGAACCATTATAAGTTGTAA
- the fsa gene encoding fructose-6-phosphate aldolase produces the protein MKFFIDTANLEQIKEAQALGVLDGVTTNPSLMAKEGITGKNNILKHYVDICNIVDGDVSAEVNAMDLEGMIREGEELADLHEQIVVKLPMTAEGIKACKYFSDKGIKTNVTLIFSAGQALLAAKAGATYCSPFLGRLDDISTDGLNLIDEIRQIYDNYAFETQILAASVRHTMHVVNCAKIGADVMTGPLSSIQGLLKHPLTDIGIAQFIADFEKGNK, from the coding sequence ATGAAATTTTTTATTGACACAGCTAATTTAGAGCAAATTAAAGAAGCGCAAGCTTTAGGAGTATTAGACGGAGTTACTACAAATCCATCATTAATGGCTAAAGAAGGTATTACAGGTAAAAATAACATATTAAAACATTATGTCGATATTTGTAACATTGTAGATGGAGATGTTAGTGCTGAGGTTAATGCTATGGATCTTGAAGGAATGATTAGAGAAGGTGAGGAGTTGGCAGATTTACACGAGCAAATTGTAGTAAAATTACCAATGACTGCTGAAGGTATTAAGGCTTGTAAATATTTTTCTGATAAAGGAATTAAAACAAATGTTACCTTGATTTTTTCTGCAGGACAAGCTTTATTAGCGGCAAAAGCAGGAGCAACTTATTGTTCACCATTCTTAGGAAGGTTAGATGATATTTCAACTGATGGTTTAAACTTAATTGATGAAATTCGTCAAATTTATGATAACTATGCTTTTGAAACTCAAATATTAGCTGCTTCTGTTCGTCATACAATGCACGTAGTTAATTGTGCTAAAATTGGAGCAGATGTTATGACTGGCCCATTATCGTCTATTCAAGGGTTATTAAAACACCCTTTAACAGACATTGGTATTGCTCAGTTTATTGCTGATTTTGAAAAAGGAAATAAGTAA
- a CDS encoding glutaminyl-peptide cyclotransferase, with protein sequence MLHIKSLTIITLSLLIGSCEGDKNEKNNLFSIDTSVLKQVYQPNESADFVLKNEKAKKIDSVNYILNNKSIGTSVGNNKLHYSFENEKLGWHLIKAKVYFENDTAEIETNFTVVAQDAPKLLTYKIINTYPHDIAAYTQGFEFYRDTLIEGTGNGAGSGTGKRGISSLRKTNYKTGEVYKKVELGMQYFGEGITILNNKVYQLTYKNNEGYVYNADTFEKTKTFKYFKNMEGWGLTNDGKNLYMSNGTEKIYILDPETLEEIDYINIYTNASKIEAVNELEWIDGKIWANVYGRDAIAIINPKNGAVENIINLSDLKSKVTQHPDIDVLNGIAYNPKTKTVFVTGKNWDKVFEITVE encoded by the coding sequence ATGTTACATATTAAGTCACTAACTATCATAACATTAAGTTTACTAATCGGTTCTTGTGAGGGCGATAAAAATGAAAAAAATAATTTATTTTCTATTGATACTTCTGTTTTAAAACAAGTTTATCAGCCAAATGAGTCAGCCGATTTTGTTTTAAAAAACGAAAAAGCAAAGAAAATAGATTCGGTAAACTATATTTTAAATAATAAATCTATTGGAACAAGCGTTGGAAACAACAAATTGCATTATAGTTTTGAAAACGAAAAATTAGGCTGGCATCTTATAAAAGCCAAAGTGTATTTTGAAAACGATACTGCTGAAATTGAAACAAATTTTACGGTTGTGGCTCAAGATGCTCCTAAATTATTGACTTATAAAATAATCAATACCTATCCTCACGATATTGCAGCCTACACACAAGGATTTGAATTTTATAGAGATACTTTAATTGAAGGAACAGGAAACGGTGCTGGAAGCGGAACTGGAAAAAGAGGAATTTCTAGTTTGCGTAAAACCAATTATAAAACAGGTGAAGTTTATAAAAAAGTAGAACTTGGTATGCAATATTTTGGTGAAGGAATTACTATTTTGAATAATAAAGTGTATCAGCTGACTTATAAAAACAACGAAGGTTATGTGTATAACGCTGATACTTTTGAAAAAACAAAGACATTCAAGTATTTTAAAAATATGGAAGGTTGGGGTTTAACTAATGATGGTAAAAACCTTTACATGAGTAATGGAACAGAAAAAATATACATTTTAGATCCAGAAACCTTAGAAGAAATTGATTATATAAATATTTATACCAATGCTAGTAAAATTGAAGCCGTAAACGAACTTGAATGGATTGACGGTAAAATATGGGCTAATGTTTACGGTCGTGATGCAATTGCAATAATCAATCCTAAAAATGGAGCTGTTGAAAACATCATCAACTTAAGTGATTTAAAAAGTAAAGTTACACAACATCCAGATATTGATGTTTTAAATGGAATAGCGTATAATCCTAAAACAAAAACGGTTTTTGTTACAGGTAAAAATTGGGATAAAGTTTTTGAAATAACTGTTGAGTAA
- a CDS encoding NAD(P)H-dependent flavin oxidoreductase — MEKPTLNSLLNTTYPIIIAPMFLVSNTKMVIEGMKSGVAACIPALNYRTLEELKEAIYELKAAKVPGGSFGFNLIVNKSNIKYKEQLRILCEEGVDFIITSLGSPEETINEAHKAGIKVFCDVTDLKFAKKVEELGADAIIAVNNEAGGHRGNIAPEVLIKQLNEGTSLPVISAGGVGNKQELEKMLSYGAIGVSIGSPFIASVEAGVSDEYKQACVDYGAKDIVMTERISGTPCTVINTPYVQKIGTKQTWLENLLNKNKSLKKWVKMIRFMIGTSAVTKAATQATYKTVWVAGPSIQHSTEIGTVKSIVEKFVK, encoded by the coding sequence ATGGAAAAGCCAACTTTAAATTCTCTGCTAAATACAACCTATCCAATAATAATTGCACCTATGTTTTTAGTATCCAATACTAAAATGGTTATTGAAGGAATGAAAAGTGGTGTTGCGGCTTGTATTCCTGCATTGAATTATAGAACTCTTGAAGAACTAAAAGAAGCTATATATGAGCTAAAAGCAGCAAAGGTTCCAGGTGGAAGTTTTGGTTTTAATTTAATCGTGAATAAATCAAATATTAAGTATAAAGAACAATTACGAATTCTATGTGAAGAAGGTGTTGACTTTATCATTACTTCCTTAGGTAGTCCTGAAGAAACAATAAATGAAGCTCATAAAGCAGGTATAAAAGTGTTTTGTGACGTTACCGACTTAAAGTTTGCTAAAAAAGTGGAAGAATTAGGTGCTGATGCAATTATTGCTGTTAATAATGAAGCAGGTGGTCATAGAGGAAATATTGCTCCAGAAGTATTAATTAAACAACTTAATGAAGGAACCTCTTTACCTGTCATATCTGCAGGTGGAGTAGGAAATAAGCAAGAATTAGAAAAAATGTTATCATATGGAGCAATTGGAGTTTCTATTGGAAGTCCATTCATAGCATCTGTTGAGGCAGGAGTTTCTGACGAATACAAACAAGCTTGTGTTGATTATGGTGCAAAAGACATTGTTATGACCGAACGTATTTCGGGAACACCATGTACAGTTATTAATACACCTTATGTGCAAAAAATTGGAACAAAACAAACATGGTTAGAGAATCTTTTGAATAAGAATAAAAGTTTAAAAAAATGGGTTAAAATGATCCGTTTTATGATTGGGACTAGTGCAGTAACAAAAGCTGCTACGCAAGCCACTTATAAAACGGTTTGGGTTGCTGGACCAAGTATTCAACATTCTACAGAAATAGGTACTGTAAAAAGTATTGTAGAGAAATTTGTGAAATAA
- a CDS encoding PLP-dependent cysteine synthase family protein — protein sequence MKEEIKAYNNVLELIGNTPLIKLNNITQGLSGNFYAKVEAFNPGHSTKDRIALYIIEEAEKRGILKPGDTIIETTSGNTGFSLAMVSIIKGYDCILAVSSKSSADKIDMLRTMGAKVYVCPANVSADDERSYYNVAKRLHEETKGSVYINQYFNDLNVDAHYNSTGPEIWEQTNGKITHLVACSGTGGTISGTARFLKEQNPDIQILGVDAFGSVLKKYHETKEFDNEEIYPYRIEGLGKNLIPTATDFDIIDNFMKVSDEDSAHTARELAKKEGLFVGYTSGAAFQAIKQYEEAGTFNENSNVVVIFPDHGSRYMSKIYSDDWMSEQGFFDTKNKEEAQKIEIIK from the coding sequence ATGAAAGAAGAAATAAAAGCCTACAATAATGTTTTAGAGTTAATAGGAAATACACCACTTATTAAACTTAATAATATTACTCAAGGCTTATCTGGTAATTTTTATGCAAAAGTAGAAGCTTTTAATCCAGGTCATTCAACAAAAGATAGAATTGCATTATATATTATTGAAGAAGCTGAAAAAAGAGGAATTCTTAAACCAGGAGATACAATTATAGAAACTACATCAGGAAATACTGGTTTTAGTTTAGCTATGGTAAGTATTATAAAAGGTTATGACTGTATTTTAGCAGTAAGTTCAAAATCATCTGCAGATAAAATAGATATGCTTCGCACAATGGGAGCTAAAGTTTATGTTTGCCCAGCTAATGTTTCAGCAGATGATGAGCGTTCATACTACAATGTTGCTAAAAGATTGCACGAAGAAACTAAAGGATCAGTATATATAAATCAATACTTTAACGATTTAAATGTAGATGCTCATTACAACTCTACAGGTCCTGAAATTTGGGAACAAACAAATGGAAAAATTACTCATTTAGTAGCTTGTAGTGGAACTGGAGGAACTATTTCTGGGACTGCTAGATTTTTAAAAGAACAAAATCCAGATATTCAAATTTTGGGAGTTGATGCATTTGGTTCTGTTTTGAAAAAATATCATGAAACAAAGGAATTTGATAATGAAGAAATTTATCCTTATCGTATTGAAGGATTAGGTAAAAATTTAATTCCAACTGCTACTGATTTTGATATTATCGATAACTTTATGAAAGTCTCAGATGAAGATAGTGCACATACTGCAAGAGAATTAGCAAAAAAAGAAGGCTTGTTTGTGGGTTATACATCTGGAGCAGCTTTCCAAGCTATAAAGCAATATGAAGAAGCAGGTACATTTAATGAAAATAGTAATGTTGTTGTTATTTTTCCTGATCATGGTTCTAGATACATGAGTAAAATTTACAGCGACGATTGGATGAGTGAACAAGGATTCTTTGATACTAAGAATAAAGAAGAAGCTCAAAAAATTGAAATTATAAAATAA
- a CDS encoding flagellar motor protein MotB, whose product MKKIVLSLLVLSFSMTSCVSKKKFTDLEAKQKATQDLLNTATVKLNTCLTEREALANQIDFLKKNNSDLINNMGNLTTLTTKGAENLEKSLESLKEKDLKISRLQDALTKKDSVTLALVTSLKKDVGMDDPDININVEKGVIMISIADNLLFKSGSYDVSDKAKGVLAKVAKVINSKPDFECMVESHTDNVPYKGGVLLDNWDLSVKRATSIVRVLQSDLGVSPKQLIPAGRSSYIPLVDNDSPANRAKNRRTKIIIMPKIDQFYDMIEKEMKNMSK is encoded by the coding sequence ATGAAAAAAATCGTCCTATCCCTTTTGGTATTATCGTTTTCAATGACGTCTTGTGTTTCTAAGAAGAAATTTACAGATTTAGAAGCAAAACAAAAAGCTACTCAAGATTTATTAAACACTGCAACCGTTAAGTTAAACACTTGTTTAACCGAAAGAGAAGCTTTAGCCAATCAAATTGATTTCTTGAAAAAGAACAATTCTGATTTAATTAACAACATGGGGAATTTAACTACTCTTACTACTAAGGGTGCTGAAAACCTAGAAAAATCATTAGAAAGTCTTAAAGAAAAAGATCTTAAAATTTCAAGATTACAAGATGCTTTAACTAAAAAAGACAGTGTAACTTTAGCTTTAGTTACCAGTTTAAAGAAAGATGTTGGTATGGATGATCCAGACATTAACATTAATGTAGAAAAAGGAGTTATTATGATTTCTATTGCTGATAACTTATTATTTAAATCGGGAAGTTATGACGTTAGTGATAAAGCTAAAGGAGTTTTAGCTAAAGTTGCAAAAGTAATTAACAGTAAGCCTGATTTTGAATGTATGGTAGAAAGTCACACTGACAACGTACCATATAAAGGAGGGGTATTATTAGACAACTGGGATTTATCTGTTAAAAGAGCAACTTCAATTGTAAGAGTTTTACAATCTGATTTAGGTGTAAGCCCAAAACAATTAATTCCTGCAGGTAGAAGTTCTTATATTCCATTAGTAGACAATGATTCTCCAGCTAATAGAGCTAAAAACAGAAGAACAAAAATTATCATTATGCCTAAAATCGATCAGTTTTATGATATGATTGAAAAGGAAATGAAAAATATGAGCAAATAA
- a CDS encoding ABC-F family ATP-binding cassette domain-containing protein: MLTVSNLSVQFGKRILFDEVNVTFTQGNCYGIIGANGAGKSTFLKILSGDIDPTSGRVILEPGKRMSVLNQNHNMFDEHTVLDTVLMGNKVLHAIKTEMDALYLDYTDENADRIGELQLQFDEMNGWNAESDAGSMLSNLGISADMHYTLMGDLEGKMKVRVLLAQALFGNPDVLIMDEPTNDLDFETITWLENFLANYENTVLVVSHDRHFLDSVCTHVSDIDFGKINHYSGNYTFWYESSQLAAKQKAQQNKKAEEKKAELEEFIRRFSANVAKSKQATSRKKMIEKLNLDEIKPSSRRYPAIIFETEREAGDQILNVQNLSASIEGETLFKNVDLNMAKGDKVVVFSKDSRATTAFYEILNNNMKADSGTFDWGITTTQSYLPSENHDFFKSDLNLVDWLRQWVKTEEERDEVYVRGFLGKMIFSGEEALKKCNVLSGGEKVRCMLSRMMMMRANVLMLDEPTNHLDLESITAFNNSLKNFKGSVLFTTHDHEFAQTVANRVLEITPNGVIDRYTTFDEYLEDDKIKELRKKMYTV; this comes from the coding sequence ATGTTAACAGTTTCAAATTTATCTGTTCAGTTTGGTAAGCGAATTTTGTTTGATGAAGTAAATGTTACTTTTACTCAAGGAAATTGCTACGGAATAATTGGCGCAAATGGTGCAGGAAAATCAACTTTTTTAAAAATCCTTTCTGGAGATATTGATCCTACTTCGGGTAGAGTAATCTTAGAACCAGGAAAACGTATGTCGGTTTTAAATCAAAACCATAATATGTTTGATGAGCATACAGTTTTAGACACAGTTTTAATGGGAAACAAAGTATTACATGCTATTAAAACAGAAATGGATGCTTTATATTTAGATTATACTGATGAAAATGCAGACAGAATTGGAGAGCTTCAACTTCAGTTTGATGAAATGAACGGATGGAATGCAGAAAGTGATGCGGGTTCAATGTTATCCAATTTAGGTATTTCAGCAGACATGCATTATACTTTAATGGGAGATTTAGAAGGAAAAATGAAGGTTCGTGTTTTACTTGCACAAGCTTTATTTGGTAATCCAGATGTTCTTATTATGGATGAGCCGACCAATGATTTGGATTTTGAAACAATTACTTGGTTAGAAAATTTCTTAGCAAATTATGAAAATACGGTTTTAGTAGTTTCTCATGACCGTCACTTTTTAGATTCAGTTTGTACACACGTTTCAGATATTGACTTTGGTAAAATTAATCATTACTCTGGTAATTATACTTTTTGGTATGAATCTAGTCAATTAGCTGCAAAACAAAAAGCACAACAAAATAAGAAAGCGGAAGAAAAGAAAGCTGAACTTGAAGAATTTATTCGTCGTTTTAGTGCCAATGTTGCAAAGTCTAAACAAGCAACATCTCGTAAAAAAATGATTGAAAAACTAAATCTTGATGAAATTAAGCCATCAAGTAGAAGATATCCTGCAATTATTTTTGAAACTGAAAGAGAAGCGGGTGATCAAATTTTAAATGTACAAAATTTAAGTGCTAGTATTGAAGGAGAAACATTGTTTAAAAATGTAGACCTAAATATGGCAAAAGGTGATAAGGTTGTTGTTTTTTCTAAAGACTCAAGAGCTACAACTGCATTTTATGAAATTTTAAATAATAACATGAAAGCAGATTCTGGTACTTTTGATTGGGGAATTACAACTACACAGTCTTATTTGCCTAGTGAAAATCACGATTTCTTTAAATCGGACTTAAACCTAGTAGATTGGTTACGCCAATGGGTAAAAACTGAAGAAGAGCGTGATGAGGTTTATGTACGTGGATTTTTAGGTAAGATGATATTTTCTGGTGAAGAAGCATTAAAAAAGTGTAATGTTTTATCTGGTGGAGAAAAAGTACGTTGCATGTTATCTAGAATGATGATGATGCGTGCTAATGTTTTAATGTTAGACGAACCAACAAATCACTTAGACTTAGAGTCAATTACAGCATTTAATAATTCTTTGAAAAATTTTAAAGGATCTGTTTTGTTTACAACTCATGACCATGAATTTGCTCAAACTGTTGCAAATAGAGTTTTAGAAATTACTCCAAATGGTGTTATTGATAGGTATACTACTTTTGATGAATATCTAGAAGATGATAAAATAAAAGAATTAAGAAAGAAAATGTATACAGTATAA
- a CDS encoding TlpA family protein disulfide reductase, translating into MFKKYFLISLPVFFLSLTSCERTFDGDNFEAYFGGEIINPQNNFVLFLKDDKVIDTIFLDKDNRFLHKFDSLTPGLYTFKHLPEYQYVYFDKNDSIMVRLNSLDFDNSIAFCGRGDEKNNFLIDLYLKNEQERSELYDVLDRDYKSFTKNVDSTYRIRKSNYLKRKTEIGWSEGFDVIAEAGIDFNHYYKKELYPYAHKFKTGDDVSSLLPKEFYDYRKKIDYNNIQFTNFSPFIKYVNIMLSNVSYDKNKGAFDEMSLENNIIKLSIADTLIKNQKTKNAVLNNIAYMYLLEDQNMYNNKTFIDKYLKLSTDKEQQKEVTEIYNSVKNLNIGKKLPNVELIDKDLKPILLDDLTSNKETVIFFWTSHADSHLKSAHKRVREFKKKFPEVNFIAINVDDTNENWKKTLKNNNLTDITELKSTNFQDIKKLWVITKIHRTIILDKNGTIKKGFSNLFDVNFENDLK; encoded by the coding sequence ATGTTTAAAAAATACTTTTTAATTTCTTTACCGGTTTTCTTTTTATCATTAACGTCTTGTGAAAGAACTTTTGATGGAGATAATTTTGAGGCCTATTTTGGCGGTGAAATTATTAACCCTCAAAATAATTTTGTCTTATTTTTAAAAGATGATAAAGTCATAGACACAATTTTCTTAGATAAGGATAATCGTTTTTTACATAAATTTGATTCGCTTACACCAGGTCTATACACTTTTAAACATCTACCTGAATATCAATATGTTTATTTTGATAAGAATGATAGCATTATGGTTCGCTTAAACTCATTAGATTTTGATAATTCTATAGCTTTTTGCGGAAGAGGAGATGAAAAAAATAATTTTTTAATTGATTTATATTTAAAAAATGAACAAGAAAGATCTGAATTATATGATGTTTTAGATAGAGATTATAAATCTTTTACAAAAAATGTTGATTCTACATATAGAATTAGAAAGTCTAATTATTTAAAAAGAAAAACAGAAATTGGCTGGAGTGAAGGTTTTGACGTAATTGCAGAAGCGGGTATCGATTTTAATCATTATTACAAGAAAGAATTATATCCTTACGCTCATAAATTTAAAACTGGCGATGATGTTTCAAGTCTTTTACCAAAAGAATTTTATGATTACAGAAAAAAAATTGATTATAATAATATTCAGTTTACCAATTTTTCTCCTTTTATAAAATATGTAAACATAATGTTGAGTAATGTATCTTATGATAAAAACAAAGGTGCTTTTGATGAGATGTCTTTAGAGAATAATATCATTAAATTAAGCATTGCTGACACGCTTATAAAAAATCAAAAAACTAAAAATGCTGTTTTAAATAATATTGCATACATGTATTTATTAGAAGATCAAAACATGTACAATAACAAAACCTTTATTGATAAATATTTAAAATTATCTACCGATAAAGAGCAACAAAAAGAAGTTACAGAAATATATAACTCCGTTAAAAATTTAAATATTGGTAAAAAACTTCCGAATGTTGAATTAATTGATAAAGATTTAAAACCAATATTACTTGATGACTTAACTTCAAATAAAGAAACAGTCATTTTCTTTTGGACTTCGCATGCTGACTCCCATTTAAAGTCTGCTCACAAGCGAGTTAGAGAGTTTAAAAAGAAATTTCCTGAAGTAAATTTCATAGCTATAAATGTTGATGATACAAATGAAAATTGGAAGAAAACTTTAAAAAACAATAATTTAACTGATATTACTGAATTAAAATCAACAAATTTTCAAGATATTAAAAAACTTTGGGTTATAACAAAAATTCATAGAACTATCATTCTTGATAAAAATGGAACCATTAAAAAAGGTTTTTCAAATTTATTTGACGTAAATTTTGAAAATGATTTAAAATAA
- a CDS encoding carboxypeptidase-like regulatory domain-containing protein gives MSKKVNIYIPEPCHENWEAMTPEEKGRFCGSCKKIVFDFTKATDKEIILHLNKEKNTCGRFLNTQLNRNLIVQNKKSSYWSVIFTTAISFIGIGTQNAFAQIKQDTIQTDTKSISVNDTIIKSNLPHKIKGVVYDKLGTLPGVNIVLKETTIRTTSDFDGNFEIEIENNFTLQFQYVGYETIEKKITLSEIKKNNFKIEMIEADLGDLLFGIVVYEKKRTFFGRQIQKVRNWFR, from the coding sequence ATGTCTAAAAAAGTAAATATTTATATTCCAGAACCTTGCCATGAAAATTGGGAAGCAATGACTCCTGAAGAAAAAGGAAGATTTTGCGGTTCTTGTAAAAAAATTGTTTTTGACTTTACAAAAGCAACCGATAAAGAAATTATTCTGCATTTAAATAAAGAGAAAAATACATGCGGACGCTTTTTAAACACCCAATTAAATAGAAATTTAATTGTTCAAAATAAAAAATCATCTTATTGGTCTGTTATTTTCACAACTGCAATTAGTTTTATTGGAATAGGAACTCAAAATGCTTTTGCTCAAATCAAACAAGATACTATTCAAACTGATACTAAAAGTATTTCAGTTAACGATACAATCATAAAATCAAACTTACCACATAAAATAAAAGGTGTTGTTTATGATAAACTTGGTACATTACCTGGTGTTAATATTGTTTTAAAAGAAACTACTATCCGAACGACAAGTGATTTTGATGGAAATTTTGAAATAGAAATAGAAAACAACTTTACCTTGCAATTTCAATATGTTGGCTATGAAACTATTGAGAAAAAAATTACTCTTTCTGAAATTAAAAAAAATAATTTCAAAATTGAAATGATAGAAGCTGATTTAGGCGATTTATTATTTGGAATTGTTGTCTATGAAAAAAAACGTACTTTCTTTGGAAGACAAATTCAAAAAGTAAGAAACTGGTTTAGATAA